A region of Candidatus Neomarinimicrobiota bacterium DNA encodes the following proteins:
- a CDS encoding heme-binding domain-containing protein, translating to MTRTKIILIVIVGLFIIMQLVPLNQTNPPIIQDASAPSDIKLILKTSCYDCHSNETEWPWYSRIAPGSFLITRDVVEGRKHLNFSEFSGMDAFDSTDIADEILEVLEAGKMPILPYLLLHPGASLSDSQIESLLDWANTLYPE from the coding sequence GTGACGCGAACAAAAATTATACTGATCGTTATTGTCGGATTGTTCATCATCATGCAACTTGTTCCGCTCAATCAGACAAACCCACCGATTATTCAGGATGCCTCGGCGCCGTCAGATATAAAATTAATACTTAAAACCTCGTGCTATGATTGTCATTCAAATGAAACTGAATGGCCCTGGTACAGCCGCATTGCCCCAGGATCATTCCTCATTACGCGAGACGTTGTCGAAGGCAGAAAGCATCTGAATTTTTCAGAATTTTCAGGTATGGATGCCTTTGATAGCACGGATATTGCCGATGAAATATTGGAAGTTTTAGAAGCAGGAAAAATGCCCATCCTGCCCTATCTGCTATTGCACCCAGGCGCAAGTTTGAGCGATAGTCAAATTGAGAGTCTTTTAGACTGGGCAAATACATTGTATCCAGAGTAA
- a CDS encoding SurA N-terminal domain-containing protein encodes MGVMNKMRDNMAGIMIFLVVVFVLTMSVGGLVGGADITDLLSGNQPNAFTMVNGEELSRENFMRSLQNERENYRQRNGSEPTEQQMAQLTDQVWETMVTQLLIQQQIKKQGISVSADEIKYYFSENIHPSVRQYFVSEAGEFDYNAYQEAVNSPQAGSFWAAMRQQVASIVPVEKLQQKVLATTQVSDAEVRAEYMKNNISYDLDYLFVKTSLWKDDEVEISEAETQNYYDLNIEDYQQDETRGLQVVATEIKATASDSTRALNLIEDIKADIVAGASFEATAQIQSEGPSAPNGGFLGWFGKGKMAKPFEDAAFAAPVGEVVGPVLTQFGYHLIKVESTREVEGQPEVEARHILIKILPSETTRDKIRRSLKNLEFMADEVGFEKAVDSLGMSAKASNKLHQKDTFVSGVGSFQSAVRFAFLSEVGTHSKVMQNETHFAIFMLSEITPAGPRPYDQAKVSIERKLMNEKKQSLANDAASALLTQLDAENDWASVKLDDREDLVHESLTGAMGNASLKGLGRVHEIFGFLENARTGSISPVFDTPRGAIIVRLNARSDFNQEDFAAQYDDLYNGLTQTRQNEIWNKYLEALRENAEIMDNRLRML; translated from the coding sequence ATGGGTGTGATGAATAAAATGCGGGACAACATGGCTGGGATCATGATATTTCTGGTTGTTGTCTTCGTACTGACCATGTCTGTAGGTGGATTGGTTGGAGGTGCGGATATCACGGACCTGCTCAGCGGTAATCAACCCAATGCCTTTACTATGGTAAATGGCGAGGAGCTTTCCCGAGAAAATTTCATGCGTTCTCTACAAAATGAGCGGGAAAACTATAGACAACGCAACGGATCCGAACCAACAGAACAGCAAATGGCCCAGTTAACGGATCAAGTATGGGAAACCATGGTGACTCAACTGCTTATTCAACAGCAGATAAAGAAACAGGGCATATCTGTTTCTGCAGATGAGATAAAATACTACTTCTCTGAAAATATTCACCCCAGCGTTCGTCAATATTTTGTTTCTGAAGCTGGAGAATTCGACTATAACGCCTATCAGGAAGCAGTTAATTCCCCTCAAGCCGGTAGTTTTTGGGCTGCCATGAGGCAACAGGTTGCCTCCATCGTCCCGGTTGAAAAATTACAGCAAAAGGTACTGGCTACCACTCAGGTCTCAGATGCAGAAGTCCGGGCAGAGTACATGAAAAACAATATCTCCTATGACCTGGATTATCTTTTCGTGAAAACCTCCCTCTGGAAGGATGATGAAGTAGAAATCTCCGAAGCAGAGACGCAAAATTATTATGACCTGAACATTGAAGATTATCAGCAGGATGAAACACGCGGCTTGCAAGTGGTTGCAACTGAGATTAAAGCCACTGCATCAGACTCCACACGAGCCCTGAACCTCATTGAGGATATCAAAGCTGATATAGTCGCTGGCGCATCTTTTGAAGCCACAGCTCAAATTCAATCTGAAGGTCCTTCAGCTCCAAATGGTGGATTCCTTGGTTGGTTTGGAAAAGGTAAAATGGCTAAACCTTTTGAAGATGCAGCATTTGCAGCTCCAGTAGGTGAAGTTGTAGGCCCTGTATTAACTCAGTTTGGTTATCACCTCATCAAAGTTGAATCTACGAGAGAAGTTGAAGGTCAGCCCGAAGTTGAAGCCCGCCATATCCTCATAAAAATTCTACCCAGCGAAACCACTCGCGATAAAATCAGAAGAAGTTTGAAAAACCTTGAATTTATGGCTGACGAGGTCGGGTTTGAAAAAGCAGTTGATTCACTGGGGATGAGTGCAAAAGCCAGCAATAAACTCCATCAAAAGGACACCTTTGTATCTGGTGTTGGATCTTTTCAATCGGCCGTCCGTTTTGCTTTCCTCTCTGAAGTTGGTACTCACAGTAAGGTGATGCAGAATGAGACACATTTCGCAATTTTCATGCTCTCAGAAATCACTCCAGCTGGTCCCAGACCTTATGATCAGGCCAAGGTCAGTATCGAACGCAAATTGATGAATGAGAAAAAGCAGTCCCTGGCAAATGATGCAGCATCCGCCCTTCTCACCCAGCTAGATGCTGAAAATGATTGGGCCAGCGTGAAACTGGATGATCGCGAAGATTTGGTCCACGAAAGCCTCACGGGGGCCATGGGTAATGCCAGCCTCAAAGGTTTGGGTCGAGTCCATGAGATTTTTGGTTTTCTGGAAAATGCCAGAACTGGTTCAATTTCACCTGTTTTTGATACACCTCGCGGTGCTATTATAGTCAGACTAAATGCTCGTTCAGACTTCAACCAGGAAGACTTTGCAGCTCAATATGACGATCTATATAATGGCCTGACACAAACGCGACAAAATGAAATCTGGAATAAATATCTAGAAGCCCTTCGCGAGAATGCTGAGATAATGGACAACCGTCTTCGCATGTTATAA
- a CDS encoding OmpA family protein — translation MINRSERIAKVAGNARSSWVLSYGDTVTLLICFFIMMITVRAGQINKVHAWVNDRLDEASGEVQVAMDNAGIEEISVSRNSKGVQITLKDPRLFEVASAQPVSTHLYQLDAVAASIQNLHIFHLLDTEHAAFLKELESSGLRWQVEIRIEGHTDDMPLTRNALYRDNWELSAARAQSIMIQLQERTGLPASIFAIGGFGEFQPIGDNSTQAGREINRRVEIFIGASLVQSL, via the coding sequence ATGATTAACCGATCAGAACGAATAGCCAAGGTCGCAGGTAATGCCCGATCCAGCTGGGTGCTATCATATGGGGATACAGTTACCCTGTTAATCTGTTTCTTTATCATGATGATCACCGTGCGAGCTGGTCAGATAAACAAGGTGCATGCCTGGGTGAATGATCGTCTCGATGAGGCTTCTGGAGAAGTCCAGGTAGCCATGGATAATGCTGGGATTGAAGAAATTTCAGTCAGCCGCAATTCAAAGGGTGTACAAATCACACTGAAGGATCCAAGACTTTTTGAGGTTGCTTCCGCTCAGCCAGTTAGCACTCACCTCTACCAGCTGGATGCTGTGGCCGCCTCCATCCAGAATCTTCACATCTTCCATCTTCTGGATACCGAGCATGCAGCATTCTTGAAAGAGCTGGAATCATCAGGTTTGCGCTGGCAGGTAGAAATTCGAATTGAAGGTCACACAGATGATATGCCTCTGACCCGCAACGCACTCTATCGAGACAATTGGGAGTTAAGTGCAGCCAGAGCTCAATCAATCATGATCCAACTCCAGGAGCGTACCGGTCTTCCAGCTTCTATTTTTGCCATTGGTGGATTTGGTGAATTTCAACCCATTGGCGACAACTCAACCCAGGCCGGACGTGAAATCAATCGTCGAGTTGAAATTTTCATCGGAGCCTCGCTGGTTCAATCACTCTAA
- a CDS encoding MotA/TolQ/ExbB proton channel family protein yields MDIATIIGLIFGLFLVFFGMSEPGTFTPPDTFFNLRGLAIVLGGTFAATLVNYPLRNVIGMLKVSLQAFSNGSSFNHLEVIDELAGYSEQARKKGLPSLETILDGVDNHYLQMGLENAILERDPKKLENFLDNELNSMIDRHSNGQEIFYNMGSYAPAFGLLGTVMGLILMMTRQASTSSVDSYATGAQDSMSALLQGMGIALVTTFYGVLLANLLFIPIAGKLKARSDAEVHGLNIIKAGILSIHSKEHPLIMREKLLTFVDKDTRKAARQTTT; encoded by the coding sequence ATGGATATTGCAACCATAATTGGATTAATTTTCGGCTTGTTCCTGGTCTTTTTTGGAATGTCCGAACCTGGTACTTTTACGCCTCCAGATACATTCTTCAACCTTCGTGGCCTGGCTATTGTATTAGGGGGGACTTTTGCAGCCACATTGGTGAATTATCCTTTAAGGAATGTCATCGGAATGCTAAAGGTTTCACTTCAAGCTTTTTCAAATGGAAGTTCCTTCAATCATCTCGAAGTTATTGATGAACTTGCTGGATATTCTGAGCAAGCCAGGAAAAAAGGGCTGCCCTCTCTGGAAACCATTCTGGATGGAGTAGACAACCATTATCTACAGATGGGTCTCGAGAATGCGATTCTGGAAAGAGACCCCAAGAAACTTGAAAATTTTCTCGACAATGAACTCAACTCCATGATTGATCGACATTCAAATGGTCAGGAGATTTTCTATAATATGGGTTCATACGCCCCTGCCTTCGGATTGCTTGGAACCGTGATGGGGTTAATCCTCATGATGACACGTCAGGCATCCACTTCCAGTGTAGACAGTTATGCTACAGGGGCACAGGATTCTATGTCAGCCCTGCTGCAGGGTATGGGTATCGCCCTGGTCACTACTTTTTATGGTGTGTTATTGGCTAATCTGCTTTTTATTCCCATTGCCGGGAAGTTGAAGGCACGCTCAGATGCAGAAGTTCATGGTCTCAATATAATAAAGGCCGGAATTCTTAGTATCCACTCCAAAGAACACCCACTCATCATGCGTGAGAAACTGCTTACATTTGTAGACAAAGATACGCGGAAGGCAGCAAGACAAACCACGACCTAA
- a CDS encoding OmpA family protein, which produces MPDLSLTSERASNSWKVTYSDLLTGLLAFFLLLIIKAEQDANTTFKFADQMKDVIYAKVMKEKQDRQLDWLYVEHAGPKGIKLLIPSAIGDQTFFESGEDQIVINFIFYLRAVARIIGGLELEKIPVRNKDIFAKLEASGKTVKINVRIEGHSDAVPLGRSSRFRDNWDLSTARAHQVAQFLIGETSIPESYFSISGYGPFHPLVDETNYDENRRVEIYLDIQLVEIEND; this is translated from the coding sequence ATGCCTGACCTATCATTAACTTCTGAACGGGCATCCAACTCGTGGAAGGTTACCTATAGTGATCTCCTCACTGGTCTACTGGCCTTCTTTCTGCTTTTGATTATTAAAGCTGAACAGGATGCAAACACCACTTTCAAATTTGCTGACCAGATGAAAGACGTCATCTATGCCAAGGTGATGAAAGAGAAGCAGGACCGCCAACTTGACTGGCTCTACGTTGAACATGCAGGCCCCAAAGGTATCAAACTTCTCATCCCCTCTGCCATTGGTGATCAAACCTTTTTTGAATCTGGTGAGGATCAAATTGTCATCAATTTCATATTTTATCTAAGAGCGGTTGCCCGGATAATCGGCGGATTAGAGCTGGAAAAAATTCCTGTGCGGAACAAAGACATATTTGCCAAACTGGAAGCATCAGGAAAAACCGTAAAAATTAACGTTCGCATCGAAGGGCATTCTGATGCAGTACCCCTGGGCCGATCCTCACGATTTAGGGACAATTGGGATTTATCAACAGCCAGAGCCCATCAGGTTGCGCAGTTCCTCATTGGGGAGACAAGCATTCCAGAATCTTATTTCTCCATTTCTGGATATGGTCCCTTTCACCCCCTGGTTGATGAAACAAATTATGATGAAAACCGTCGCGTGGAAATTTACCTAGATATCCAATTGGTGGAAATCGAGAATGATTAA